A region of the Nocardia asteroides genome:
GAAGTCGAGCTGACCAGCAGGATCTTTCCGCCGCCCCGCTCCACCATGCCAGGCAGCACCCGGCGCACCGCGTGCACCGCGCCGAGATAGTTGGCCGACATCTGCACCTCGAACTCGGCGGCGTCCACTTCGAGGAATCGGCCGGGCAGCGCGAGACCGGCGCAGCAGGCGATGACCTCGCACGGCCCGTTGCGCTGCTCCAATTCCGTGATGGCCGAGGCCAGTTGGTCCGGATGCGTCACGTCTGCGGCGGCCCGGTCCGCGCCCAATCGTTTCGCGGCGTCGCGCAGCGGGAGCTTCCGGCGCGCGATGATCGACACCCGCGCGCCACGCCGCGCGAAGGCCTCCGCCACCGCGGCGCCGATCCCTTCCGATCCGCCGGTGACGATGACGTGCTTGCCTGCCCAGTCCTCGACCCGTGCCATCGCGCGGTCCTCAGGCTCGACTGGCGGTGACGATGTCGGCGATCCGGTCCCGCCACAGCAGGTAGGTGCCGGAGGTGCCGTCGTCGGGCAGGCCGTCGAGCGAACTCTCGATCAGCGCATCGGTTTTCGCCACGGTGGTGCCGCAGAAGACCCGCGCCGCCGCCTCGCTGTGCTCGTTGACGCTGTTGGTCTGCTGCCGGATGCGCGCGACCATGGCCGAACCCAGCGACAGCTGCGGCCGGAATTCACCGGCCATATCCCAGAGCTCCTCCATCGCGGCCGGTTCCACGCCGCCCGCGAAGGTGACCGCGATGCCGACGCCGCTCCACAGATCGGTGTGGCGCTTCGGGTCGAACTCGTCGATCAGCCGCACGACACCGGCCGGGTTGCCGCCGCCGATGAACCACAGCGCGCGGCCCATGCCCTGATCGGCGATGCGCTTCAGGTTGTCCCGGTCGCCGAGCCAGCCGGGGTAGCGGGTCTCGACGTGCTTGTCCCGCACGTAGCGCTGCATCTGGAAGAACGCTTTGTAGAAGCCGTAGCCGTCGATGGCGAGCCAGCGGAACAGCGGGTGCCGCGGGAACAGCTTCTTCCACCGGAACTTCGGGATCTTCGCCATGGCCAGGCCCACTCCCACGTACATGGTCAGGGCGTAGTCGCAGGCCGGCCCGTCGATCAAGTCGGCGGCGCGACGGCCGGGCGAGAGCGAGTCGATGGCGGTGAGCCCGACCGCGGCGCCCTCGTAGGCGAAGCCGCGGTACTTCGGCGGCACCTGCAGCAGCGCGGCGATCAGCTCCTCGTTGTCCGAGCTGCGGACCGCGGAGTCGATGCCGCCGACCAGGTGCAAGGTCACCTGCTCGAGTTCCAGCGCGGTGTGCTGGTCGGGCTGCTCGAATCCGCTGAGCACCATGCGGACACTGGCCGGACTGGGGACGAGCAGGGCCGCGCGCAGCGGACCCAACGGTGAGGGCATGGGATCTCCAATCGTCGGGGGAGTATGGGGTCGTCAGAGGAGCAAACGACGGAAGCCGCCGTCGAAGAACGTCAGCGCTCCGGTGGCGGCCGGTTCGGCAGAGCGTTCGGCGTGCACGACCTCACCGATCACGATGCTGTGGTCGCCGCTGTCGAAGACCGTGTCGAGCTTGCATTCCAGGCCCGCGGCCGCGTCCGCCAGCATCGGCGCCGCGGTGTGCGGGCCGGGGAACCACCCGACCCGGTCGAATTGCGCGCTGCCGTCGGGGCGGGTGGAGTCGGCGAAATATCGCGCCACGGCCTCCTGCCGCGCGGAGAGCGCGGAGACGGCGAACGCGCCCGCCTCGTGGATCGCCCGGTGCAGACGTGCCGTGTGGGCCACGCACACCAGGATCAGCGGGGGATCCAGGGAGACGGACGTGAACGCGTTGGCGGTCATACCGTG
Encoded here:
- a CDS encoding DUF1702 family protein gives rise to the protein MPSPLGPLRAALLVPSPASVRMVLSGFEQPDQHTALELEQVTLHLVGGIDSAVRSSDNEELIAALLQVPPKYRGFAYEGAAVGLTAIDSLSPGRRAADLIDGPACDYALTMYVGVGLAMAKIPKFRWKKLFPRHPLFRWLAIDGYGFYKAFFQMQRYVRDKHVETRYPGWLGDRDNLKRIADQGMGRALWFIGGGNPAGVVRLIDEFDPKRHTDLWSGVGIAVTFAGGVEPAAMEELWDMAGEFRPQLSLGSAMVARIRQQTNSVNEHSEAAARVFCGTTVAKTDALIESSLDGLPDDGTSGTYLLWRDRIADIVTASRA
- a CDS encoding flavin reductase family protein — protein: MTDSAELRRGLGAFTTGVTVVTTGWPRPHGMTANAFTSVSLDPPLILVCVAHTARLHRAIHEAGAFAVSALSARQEAVARYFADSTRPDGSAQFDRVGWFPGPHTAAPMLADAAAGLECKLDTVFDSGDHSIVIGEVVHAERSAEPAATGALTFFDGGFRRLLL
- a CDS encoding SDR family oxidoreductase → MARVEDWAGKHVIVTGGSEGIGAAVAEAFARRGARVSIIARRKLPLRDAAKRLGADRAAADVTHPDQLASAITELEQRNGPCEVIACCAGLALPGRFLEVDAAEFEVQMSANYLGAVHAVRRVLPGMVERGGGKILLVSSTSAFLGITGYTAYGPTKAAIRQLALCLRYEVEPKGVDVTVIYPADTDTPGLAMENQRKPVETKAITGSIEPMTAQRVAEAAVQGLERGRHHIALDPLTRFFLAWANLPEDLARPFMRRTIAKALRSG